The Bacteroides ovatus genomic interval CATCCGGCTACAACGCCTCCCTGTTCAGGTGAAACAGAAGGGCAAACAACCATCCAGTCATATTTAGGATGCTTAACCATGCTGCTCAAAAAGTAATCAGCAGCTCCCTTCATAGCCGGGTACACATCGGCTAGAAATTTCTTATCACCAGTATAAAGGTAGTGCTCCCAAAGGTGTTGGCATACCCAGGCTCCACCAGTGGGCCACATGCCAGACCGGGCAAAATCTATCGGCCCCGTTACCCGCCAGATATCTGTATTATGATGAACAGTCCATCCTTCGGCATTATACATCATAGCAGCAGTCCGTCGTCCGTTTTCCGACAAATCCTTTACCATTTGCAGGAAAGGAAGATGAGTTTCGCTCAGATTAGTCACTTCAGCAGGCCAATAATTCATTTCAGCATTGATATTGAGAGTGTATTTACTATCCCATGAAGGATTCATCTGATGACACCAGATTCCTTGCAAATTGGCAGGTTGACCACCAGGTTGGGACGAACAGATCAACAAGTAACGTCCAAACTGGGTCAAGAGTGTAACCAAAGAAGGATCCTGATCAATTTGAAAATCAGCAATCCGTTGTAGCGTATTTTTCTTCACACCGTCAGAACGGTTTCCCAAATTAAGTTTGAACCGGTTAAATTGCTGGCTGAATATTTCAATATGTTTTTTCAAGGCAGCTTTATAATTGTTCTTTATCGCACAATCGAGTTTTTGAGTCACTTTGGCTACGTACTCGTCACCTCCCAACGTTTTATAATCGATAAAATTGCTGCCGATAGAAATATAAAGTGTAGCTACGGTTGCATTTTTTACGACAATCCTATTATTTAAAACTTCTGCCTCACCGTCATTCGTCACTACCCGGGTATGTATCTGATAGTTTATTTCTCCGGGTATACCTTCATGATCGGTTCCCTTACTGTGAAATATCAACGTGCTTCCTTTAACCGATACATTAAAATTAACAGGTCTGCTATATTCCAAGACAAAATTTATTGCTCTTTTCCGGCTTGCCGTTATACGCATAACAATCACGTCATCAGCAAAAGAAGCATAAGCTTCACGTGCGTATTCCACACCGTCCACCGTATAACGTGTAGTTGAAACAGCACGACCAAGATCGAGTTCGCGGTAAAAGTTCTGATAATTCTCATGTCCGGGAAAATTCAGAATGATACTACCTGCAGTTTGGAAGGGCATTCCATGTGCACGAGTAAAGAAGGTTTCGTTAATGAGTTTATCAGCCTCTGTGTTTTTTCCTGCAAAAATAAGTTTCCGGGCTTCAGGCAATGCTTGCACAGCTTTAGGATTATCATTGCGGTAAGGGCTGCCTCCCCAAATGGTTTCTTCATTCAATTGAAGTTCTTCGCGTTGCGGAATACCATAAACCATAGCTCCCAGCCTGGAATTACCCAAAGGAAGAGCTTCTTCCCACACTTTAGCAGGTCGGTCATACCACAATTTAAGCTCCTGAGCAGATATACGGTTTCCCATAATAACACATACGATCAGTAATAAATAACAGATACTTTTCTTCATTTTACATTTATGTTTTTATAGTTATTTCTTGCTTAATATATTGATTCTGTTTTCTTTCTGATTTCTGAAAACAACCATTTCCTGTGTTTTCCCCGGAAGAACACGTTTCGCTGCTTTCTGTAAGTCATCTAAATTATTCACATCCGTTTCTCCCAATTTAAGTACCACATCATTGGCTTGAATAAAATCCTTCATCGGGCCTTCGTAAGCCACTAGCGTGACTACATATACTCCTCGCTCCGCATCCATTCCAGTAACCGAACGCTCACCCTGCATCTCCAAACTTTTAACGGTCCAGCCAAACCAGTAAACTAAATTATTGTTGTTACTGCCTGCTTTTATGACTGGCAAAGACATTTTTGGCGCTTTAGTCAGTCGCCTTAAATGAGGAGAAACAACACCTAATTCATCCATTTTAGGATTCAGGAGTCCCATCCGGAAAACATCGCTATCGTCATACCTTATAATTACTTTTCTCCAGATTTAGAAAAATCACAGGTATGTACACGGAATGCTTATTCGTTTCATTTTGGTGAAGTTGTTTCAAAGTGGAGGGATCGGTAAATATATTATAATCCACCATCTCCCCCCAATGGGTAACGCTGATTGGCTGATAAAGAGCCATCACTATATTCCGTGTGAATAGATAGCCTCTTGGATGATTTCCCATGATATGTCCGTTGCCCCACACTGTGCTATTACGGAAAATGCCGTCGAATTCAACACTAATTCTCTTCCCTTCATCTTCAATAGGTATATTAAACTCTTTATGGTAGAAACCAATACCTACGGGCCGATAACAGTTCGAGCTAGACTGGCTTCCCAAAGTAGAGTCATTAACAAAAGGTTCTTCTACCAGCCAATCGTGCGGTAGATTAACACTTGTCCAGTCACTCGCTTTGTAATCGACAACCTTATTTCCATCGGTATAGGCAATAATGATCTCTTCACCTTCCACCATTCTCACATCCGCATCGGCCAGTCCACCATGCCTACCTGCTTTTACAGCTCTTTTTATAACGATGTCACCTTTATGAAACTGCCAGCCTTCATCGAAGCTTTCTCTCACTCTCACCCGGCATGCAGCTACCTCAAAAGACAGGTAGATAAGAATCAAGAAAAACAGAATAGTTACTCGTTTTACTATTAAAATCTTCATGGCATCATTGTAAAAAAAATAACTACAAGTTTATTACAAATAATACGTATACAGCCACTACTAATAATATGTTGTCCTTCATAAGTATAGCTATTATAATGTCAAGATATCTATTTCAGCATAACCGACAATATCATTATTATGAGTATTTTTTAAAGCACGAAACTTAATATAACGTCCTTTTACTTGCTTAAACCGCTTAATTTGCCACAAGGGATTATTTCTTATATTAGAAAACTCTCCACTACTTACCAATTTCCAATGCTTATTATCTGTAGAAACAGAAAATTCATACTGAGAAATAATGCCTGAAGGGAAAATATAACTTTGATCAGGCAGATACCGAAATCCTGTCAAATCATATTCTTGCCCCAAATCAATAATCAAGTCTGACGGCACCCCCTCCCGACGATGCCATGCAGTATGTTGTTCACCATCAAGAATATTATTCACATTAGGATCATTTATACCAAGTATATTCCAATCTTTACGTGAAATACCGAATTCCTCACGACTCATCTGACTCTTCTTCCTAGAAACAGGATCTACCGACATAGCTCGTACACTTCCCTTACCTTCCATAAAAACAGGCCCCACATATTTTGCCGATTTCAATGTAGGTTCCGTACCATCTAATGTATAATAAACAAGCGATTCTTTATCAGCCGGATAAATAAGTATCTCTCCAGTTTTATTACGTGTTATCTTCGGTTCCGTAAGTATCTGTGGCGCATTATAGACAGCAATATTCGAGATAACCGGACATGCTTTCGAATCAGTAACCGTAAAACGTATCTGAGTAGCTTTCACTGTAGGTAAACGTAAAATACGCTTGTATCCAATAGTCGTTTCTCTGGCCATTTCTTTCCATTCACCATTAATATTTGCTTCAATAGTAAATGCCCTCACACGCTGCCCCAATCGGATATACTCCTGCAAAAGAATACGATTAAACGATATAGGTTCACCAAAATCAAGCGTTAGGGAAGCTGTACGAATACTGTCATCAGTAGACCAGTAAGAACTTTTTTTACCATCAACCACTCGTGATGCGGAAAAACGCCTACTATTTCCACGGACATGCGAGGCTTCAATCTTGGCATTTTCAGCCAAATTATTCGCAAATATTTCTTTAATAGTTGAAGCCAAATCTAATACAGCTTTTTCATCATTTTCATGTATCATCCCCCTTCTGTCAATTGGAAAATTCAACAACCACGTGCCATTCCTTCCAATAGAATTATAATAAATTTCAAGCAATTGCGGCAATGTCTTCACCTTTGCATCTTCATAAGCATGGTAGAACCAACCTGGCCTGACAGACACATTTACCTCACCTGGAACCCAATCAGGGTCACTCTCTCTTCCTACACGCAACACTTTCGAATCCGCCGTTCCCGGGGCATATTCATGAGCATCAAACAAACTCCAGTTTGTCTCCCCAATCGAACCATGTTCGTTTCCACACCAACGAATGTCAGGACCACATTCATTCCAGATAATCGCATTCGGCTGCAATTGGCGTATTAATTGTATAGTATTATCCCAATCATAGAAAGTTTTACGGTCTATTTTGCGATCTTCCCTTGCTCCTCCATAGTACCCCCAGCCTCCGTTTGCACCATCAAACCACACCTCAAATATTTCCCCATAATTCGTCAGTAGCTCTTTCAGTTGGTTTCTAAAATAAGTAACATATTCAGGACGTCCATAATCCGGATGATTACGATCCCATGGCGACAAATAAATTCCTAACTTCAGACCATATTCCTTACAAGCTTCTGCCAATTCTTTCACTAAATCACCTTTACCATTACGCCAAGGTGAATTTTTCACTGAATATTCCGTATATTCCGAGGGCCATAAACAAAAGCCATCATGATGCTTGGCAGTAAGAATAATACCTTTCATACCAGCCTGCTTACAGATACGTGCCCATTGGCGACAATCTAAGTCTGTAGGATTAAATAGCGCAGGCTTATTCCCTCCATCACCCCATTCTTGATCTGTATATGTATTAATAGAAAAATGAATAAAAGCATAATACTCCATTTCTTGCCATTTCATTTGTTGTTCATTGGGAATTGCCCCACAAGAGGAAGGAACAGAGAGTAGCTGACAAGATAAATGTGATAAACATATCAAACCTAATAGAACAAAGACAATTCCTCTAGTCATAGCATTTTTTATATATAACATCTTCCTAATACATCATTACCCAAATTTCCAATAATCCAAATTATATAATTTGTCCTTTCCCCCCCCTTAAAGATTAAAAACAAGTCATGAACACCCTCTATTTTTTTTACACCAGTTCCAAAGGTTTTCCAAGTTTCCCACCCACCGGTATTACTTATTTTGCACACACCTAATAAAGTCCCTTGTCGGTCATTCAATCTTATTTCTATTTTTCCCCCAAAAGTTGCCGTAGCAGCACTAACCTCGAATGTTCGAGCCCCTTCTTTAAAATCAACAGCCTGTAACCGAATGTAGTCATCATTATGGATAGAAGTTACATATATCCCGAATTTCTTGTCCCGATCTGTTTTAACGCCCTCACTCCATGATATCGTTTCAGCTTCAACTCGCTCATAGGGATCAAGTACCCCGACCGACTTTACAGCCACTCCTTCTTCCCACCATGGAAGTCTTTTTATCGTACCATCCGGATTATATTCCAGCTCAGCCACACAAATTGAGCGACGTTCATGATGTTGATCGGTTATCGCATAATTTAATTGATAGCTAAACCCAAAAACATACGATTTGCCTTTATAATCAATGATTCCGGGATGATTACCGGAAGACCTGCCATCCGGCTTCATTATATATCCCTTAAATTCCCAAGGACCAGTTGGACTGTTCCCCATTGCATATCCTATCCCTTCAGGACAACAAGTTGTCGCATAAGCCATATAATACCTTCCATTTCGCTTATACGCCCAAGGGCCTTCCTGAAAATGGTAAGGATCATCTGATCCTTCCACCTTCCTAACCAATGTATCTTTTATAATTTCACCACTGTAAGAAATCATATCCTTATTTAGCCTTACATACCAAAGATTAGGATTTCCCCAATACAAATATGCCTGCTCATCATCATCGATGAGTACACTCGGGTCAATACTATCATACTCCGCTCCAATCAGAGGTTTTCCTATCGGATCAACAAATGGTCCATAAGGATTGTCAGCAACCAGTACCCCAATACCTCTTCCTTGCAATGGACAATATAAATAAAATTTACCATCCCGTTCAATGCATTGAGGTGCCCAGGCCCCATTTTCAAATCCACCCCATCCGGATATAGCCGGATCAGCCCATTTAAAATTATATAGATTCGCTACAGCACCATGCTCTGTCCAGTTTACCATATCGGAACTAGTATAAAGCAACCACTCTTTCATACGGAAACCGGCATAGCCCTGTGGGGCGTCATCTTCATCATGAGTAGTATAGAGATATACTTTGTCTTTATACACTAATGGAGCCGGATCGGCAGTAAACTTCGTCTGAATAATCGGAAGTTGAGCATTTAATGTACCGGAAATAAAAAGGAAAAATAACAGTATTCTTCCAGCTAGTTTTAACTTAATCACAATCATATATCTATTGTCTTTAATATATCTTGGGAGTAAACTCATCATTAAAAAATGATAAAAATCGTATTGATGAACAGAATTCTTCTACTGCTTTTAACCAATCTTCATTCCAGCATAATTCAGTTACCTATCAAAGTATATTTAAAGGTTACATAATTAAGAGTAACTATAACAGCAAGACCTCTCTTAAAAAAATGACCTCCTTATCCATATTCACAGCATTCATTACTATTTTAACACCAAACAGCGTTTTCCCGTAATCATGTGCAACCAATATATTGAAACGAAGACGCAAACATAAAAAGCACAACAGCATATTTTATTCTGCATAATATTGAAAGCCTCCTATTACTTTCGCATAATTTTACTACGTTAAATTCATCTTTCAATCTATGTTCTGTCCCGATTCTGCAAAAATAACAGTTTCCTAACATTTCCTTCCCTTTCTATGTTTCCATTTCTATCACCATTGTTACATCCCACATATATAGTTTTTATTCATACGACTACATTCCATCTATCTTACCTAGTATTTCCAATGACCTCTCAATAATACATTGTTCTTTTTTCTCAAGAAAATGTATCAATACTTGTTAAGTTGTTCTTAGGTAACCTACTTTGTTTAGTCTCCCAATCTCCTCTTTAATCAGAATCCTTAATATCTTTCATTTTCTCCACACATCAATAAAATCTATCGCATAAGCAAACAATCATGGTTATTTATATACTATTTTTCACTTTTACTCCGCTACGAGCAAACTCTTTCCTGGCAATTCATTCTACAAAATACTCAAAGACTAATAAATCTATCTAGATTATCATAAAAACATGACTGTAGCAAATTTTCCAATTATAAAAAAATCGGAAAATATCTATTCCTTTTTTATACAGTTTCCCAATCATTTTTTTTGAAGATAATATAT includes:
- a CDS encoding glycosyl hydrolase family 95 catalytic domain-containing protein, which translates into the protein MKKSICYLLLIVCVIMGNRISAQELKLWYDRPAKVWEEALPLGNSRLGAMVYGIPQREELQLNEETIWGGSPYRNDNPKAVQALPEARKLIFAGKNTEADKLINETFFTRAHGMPFQTAGSIILNFPGHENYQNFYRELDLGRAVSTTRYTVDGVEYAREAYASFADDVIVMRITASRKRAINFVLEYSRPVNFNVSVKGSTLIFHSKGTDHEGIPGEINYQIHTRVVTNDGEAEVLNNRIVVKNATVATLYISIGSNFIDYKTLGGDEYVAKVTQKLDCAIKNNYKAALKKHIEIFSQQFNRFKLNLGNRSDGVKKNTLQRIADFQIDQDPSLVTLLTQFGRYLLICSSQPGGQPANLQGIWCHQMNPSWDSKYTLNINAEMNYWPAEVTNLSETHLPFLQMVKDLSENGRRTAAMMYNAEGWTVHHNTDIWRVTGPIDFARSGMWPTGGAWVCQHLWEHYLYTGDKKFLADVYPAMKGAADYFLSSMVKHPKYDWMVVCPSVSPEQGGVVAGCTMDNQLIIELLTKTAKANEILGESPVYRQKLYELLEKLPPMHIGKHTQLQEWLEDIDDPKNKHRHVSHLYGLYPGNQISPYRTPELFEAARNSLIYRGDMATGWSIGWKVNLWARLLDGNHAYKIVKNMLTLAGGSSQSGRTYPNMFTAHPPFQIDGNFGLTAGVAEMLLQSHDGAVHLLPALPEVWNKGSVSGIKARGGFEVSMQWDKGEVTEVTVLSSLGDNLRIRSYVPLTGKGLKEAKGKNANRFFERVNITSPVISTQASFKGSALKKVYEYDITTKVGGKYTFKRAE
- a CDS encoding PDZ domain-containing protein; the encoded protein is MGLLNPKMDELGVVSPHLRRLTKAPKMSLPVIKAGSNNNNLVYWFGWTVKSLEMQGERSVTGMDAERGVYVVTLVAYEGPMKDFIQANDVVLKLGETDVNNLDDLQKAAKRVLPGKTQEMVVFRNQKENRINILSKK
- a CDS encoding sugar-binding domain-containing protein, with amino-acid sequence MKILIVKRVTILFFLILIYLSFEVAACRVRVRESFDEGWQFHKGDIVIKRAVKAGRHGGLADADVRMVEGEEIIIAYTDGNKVVDYKASDWTSVNLPHDWLVEEPFVNDSTLGSQSSSNCYRPVGIGFYHKEFNIPIEDEGKRISVEFDGIFRNSTVWGNGHIMGNHPRGYLFTRNIVMALYQPISVTHWGEMVDYNIFTDPSTLKQLHQNETNKHSVYIPVIFLNLEKSNYKV
- a CDS encoding alpha-L-fucosidase, producing the protein MKWQEMEYYAFIHFSINTYTDQEWGDGGNKPALFNPTDLDCRQWARICKQAGMKGIILTAKHHDGFCLWPSEYTEYSVKNSPWRNGKGDLVKELAEACKEYGLKLGIYLSPWDRNHPDYGRPEYVTYFRNQLKELLTNYGEIFEVWFDGANGGWGYYGGAREDRKIDRKTFYDWDNTIQLIRQLQPNAIIWNECGPDIRWCGNEHGSIGETNWSLFDAHEYAPGTADSKVLRVGRESDPDWVPGEVNVSVRPGWFYHAYEDAKVKTLPQLLEIYYNSIGRNGTWLLNFPIDRRGMIHENDEKAVLDLASTIKEIFANNLAENAKIEASHVRGNSRRFSASRVVDGKKSSYWSTDDSIRTASLTLDFGEPISFNRILLQEYIRLGQRVRAFTIEANINGEWKEMARETTIGYKRILRLPTVKATQIRFTVTDSKACPVISNIAVYNAPQILTEPKITRNKTGEILIYPADKESLVYYTLDGTEPTLKSAKYVGPVFMEGKGSVRAMSVDPVSRKKSQMSREEFGISRKDWNILGINDPNVNNILDGEQHTAWHRREGVPSDLIIDLGQEYDLTGFRYLPDQSYIFPSGIISQYEFSVSTDNKHWKLVSSGEFSNIRNNPLWQIKRFKQVKGRYIKFRALKNTHNNDIVGYAEIDILTL